A window of the Plasmodium vinckei vinckei genome assembly, chromosome: PVVCY_08 genome harbors these coding sequences:
- a CDS encoding proteasome subunit beta type-6, putative, with amino-acid sequence MEVEPMNMYKINQDSINNEYDIRTPISDGTTIIGIIYEHGVMLACDARTSSGTFVSNKCSRKINRINENIYVCRSGTSAHSQKVIEIIKHYCASMKSENRKKGRFHEDEIITDDIIDEDIDVNQINNINNDNVIAQNKYYYDDKFMDYNPLVENVAYITKKLIYANNNFLSCGLIFGGYDKMKKQQLYSINLNGSIIQSYDYAVSGSGSIYIQSYLQDKYKKNMTKKECFDLILSCVKYAIYNDNCSGGLIRILNITKLFVEEYTVTNTQMYFDY; translated from the coding sequence ATGGAGGTAGAACCCATGAAcatgtataaaataaaccAAGACTCAATTAATAATGAGTATGATATTAGGACGCCTATATCTGATGGTACAACAATTATaggaataatatatgaGCATGGTGTTATGCTAGCTTGTGATGCTCGAACATCATCTGGAACTTTTGTTAGTAATAAGTGTtcaagaaaaataaatagaatcaatgaaaatatttatgtatgtaGAAGTGGTACATCTGCACATAGCCAAAAAGTaattgaaataataaaacattattgTGCATCTATGAAAAGTGAAAATCGTAAAAAAGGTAGATTTCATGaagatgaaataataacagATGATATAATTGATGAAGATATTGATGTCAaccaaattaataatataaataatgataatgtaATAgctcaaaataaatattattatgatgaTAAATTTATGGATTATAATCCATTAGTAGAAAATGttgcatatataacaaaaaaacttatttatgcaaacaataattttttatcatgcGGTTTAATATTTGGTGGTTAcgataaaatgaaaaaacaacaattatattctattaatttaaatggtAGTATAATTCAGAGTTATGATTATGCAGTTAGTGGAAGTGGaagtatttatattcaatCTTATTTAcaagataaatataaaaaaaatatgacaaaaaaagaatgtTTTGATCTCATTTTAAGTTGTGTTAAATatgctatatataatgataattgTAGTGGTGGTCTCATAAGAATTTTAAACATAACCAAGCTTTTTGTTGAAGAATATACTGTCACTAATACTCAAATGTATTTCGATTACTAA